The proteins below are encoded in one region of Candidatus Dormiibacterota bacterium:
- the kynU gene encoding kynureninase, with the protein MTGLPYGLLDREACAALDAADPLAPMRERFLLDDGVVYLDGNSLGALPAATPPRLATMVTEEWGRGLIRSWTAAGWIDAPRRLGDRVAPLVGALPGEVLVADSTSVNLFKLLGAAVRARPGRRVILSHEDNFPADLYVAQGLCELLEGRCELRTVPAAGLAAALDADTAVLMVTHVDYATGAVQDMAGLSAAARDHGALSLWDLSHSTAALPLDLGGCGADLAVGCGYKYLNGGPGAPAFLYVAGRLHDRVVSPLRGWMGHAEPFALEPGYRPAPGVGGFLCGTPPILAMAALEAALDLWAEVDLGEVRAKSMRLGDLLVRLVDERCAGLGLELASPREAARRGSQVSLRHADGYGVVRALIDRGVIGDFRAPDIVRLGLAPLYLRHVDAWDAVEALREVLATGAHRRPEYAVRAAVT; encoded by the coding sequence GTGACCGGTCTGCCGTACGGGCTCCTCGACCGCGAGGCCTGCGCCGCCCTCGACGCCGCCGACCCGCTGGCGCCGATGCGGGAGCGCTTCCTCCTCGACGACGGCGTCGTGTACCTCGACGGCAACAGCCTGGGGGCGCTGCCCGCGGCCACCCCCCCGCGGCTCGCCACGATGGTGACCGAGGAGTGGGGGAGGGGCCTGATCCGCAGCTGGACCGCGGCGGGGTGGATCGACGCGCCCCGGCGGCTCGGCGACCGGGTGGCGCCGCTGGTGGGCGCCCTGCCCGGCGAGGTGCTGGTCGCCGACAGCACCTCCGTGAACCTGTTCAAGCTGCTCGGCGCCGCGGTGCGGGCGCGGCCGGGGCGGCGGGTCATCCTCAGCCACGAGGACAACTTCCCGGCCGACCTCTACGTCGCCCAGGGGCTGTGCGAGCTGCTCGAGGGGCGGTGCGAGCTGCGCACCGTGCCCGCCGCCGGCCTGGCGGCGGCGCTCGACGCCGACACCGCCGTGCTGATGGTCACCCACGTCGACTACGCCACCGGCGCGGTGCAGGACATGGCCGGCCTCAGCGCCGCCGCCCGCGACCACGGCGCCCTCAGCCTCTGGGACCTCTCCCACAGCACCGCCGCCCTGCCCCTCGACCTGGGCGGCTGCGGCGCCGACCTCGCCGTGGGCTGCGGCTACAAGTACCTCAACGGCGGCCCCGGCGCCCCCGCCTTCCTCTACGTCGCCGGCCGGCTCCACGACCGGGTGGTCTCCCCCCTGCGGGGGTGGATGGGCCACGCCGAGCCGTTCGCCCTCGAGCCCGGATACCGCCCCGCGCCCGGGGTCGGGGGCTTCCTGTGCGGCACCCCGCCGATCCTCGCCATGGCGGCGCTGGAGGCGGCGCTCGACCTCTGGGCGGAGGTCGACCTCGGCGAGGTGCGCGCCAAGTCGATGCGGCTCGGCGACCTGCTGGTGCGGCTGGTCGACGAGCGCTGTGCGGGCCTCGGGCTCGAGCTCGCGTCGCCTCGCGAGGCGGCGCGGCGGGGCTCGCAGGTGTCGCTCCGCCACGCCGACGGCTATGGGGTGGTGCGTGCGCTGATCGACCGCGGGGTCATCGGCGACTTCCGTGCCCCGGACATCGTGCGTCTCGGCCTCGCCCCGCTCTACCTGCGCCACGTCGACGCCTGGGACGCGGTCGAGGCGCTCCGCGAGGTGCTCGCCACCGGCGCTCACCGCCGCCCCGAGTACGCGGTGCGCGCCGCGGTGACATAG